The following coding sequences lie in one Leptospira inadai serovar Lyme str. 10 genomic window:
- a CDS encoding NADH-quinone oxidoreductase subunit H, with protein sequence METNYFSVDTLIRIISFLLLPFLCGGIIQKIRAYGQGRRGAPVLQILYDTVRMIRKYPIDGPFSGFFTESAAIFAFTFGVALWSLITFEWASLLLVPFLIGMIRFATVSYAVENGTSFGGMGAARETLLYVLAEPILILVLVVFESNLVFQANFANLSFGILFFFGALLIVLSDLAKPPFDDPRTHLELTMVHEAMLLEASGRTRALFELAHQLKTASLLLLLTKLGLEHIEIFLNLISSPLIRELTATGGALFLSALIGYWESNSTRRKWVWIPELLGLNFIFMLILGILLKLG encoded by the coding sequence ATGGAAACAAATTATTTCTCAGTGGATACATTAATCCGCATTATCTCCTTCCTCCTACTTCCATTTCTTTGCGGAGGAATCATTCAGAAAATCCGCGCTTATGGACAAGGAAGGAGGGGAGCTCCGGTCTTACAGATCTTATACGATACCGTTCGGATGATCCGCAAATATCCGATCGACGGACCGTTTTCCGGCTTCTTTACGGAAAGTGCCGCGATATTCGCGTTTACTTTCGGGGTGGCGCTTTGGTCTCTCATCACGTTCGAATGGGCTTCACTTTTGCTCGTCCCGTTTTTAATCGGGATGATTCGATTCGCGACGGTCTCTTACGCGGTTGAAAACGGAACTTCTTTCGGAGGAATGGGAGCCGCGAGAGAAACCCTTTTATACGTTTTGGCGGAACCGATTCTCATTTTGGTTTTAGTCGTCTTCGAGTCCAACTTGGTCTTTCAGGCGAATTTTGCGAACCTCTCGTTCGGAATTCTCTTCTTCTTCGGAGCATTGTTAATCGTACTGTCGGATCTTGCAAAACCTCCTTTCGATGATCCTCGCACTCACTTGGAACTTACCATGGTGCACGAAGCGATGCTTTTAGAAGCTTCCGGAAGAACGAGGGCTCTTTTTGAATTGGCTCATCAGCTTAAGACGGCGTCGTTACTTCTTCTTCTTACAAAGCTCGGTTTGGAACATATAGAAATTTTCCTGAACTTGATTTCGAGTCCTTTGATACGGGAGCTTACCGCGACCGGTGGAGCTTTGTTTCTATCGGCTTTGATCGGTTATTGGGAATCGAATAGTACTCGTAGAAAATGGGTTTGGATTCCAGAACTTCTGGGATTGAACTTCATCTTCA